A window of Ovis canadensis isolate MfBH-ARS-UI-01 breed Bighorn chromosome X, ARS-UI_OviCan_v2, whole genome shotgun sequence contains these coding sequences:
- the P2RY10 gene encoding putative P2Y purinoceptor 10: protein MGSNSTNNAETYCNNPNVTFHYSLYATTYILIFIPGLLANSAALWVLCRFISKKNKAIIFMINLSVADLAHVLSLPLRIYYYITHHWPFQRIPCLLCFYLKYLNMYASICFLTCISLQRCFFLLKPFRARDWKRRYDVGISAAIWVIVGTACLPFPIMRSTDLANNTDSCFADLGYKKMNAVALVGMITAAELAGFVIPVVIIAWCTWKMTISLRQPPMAFQGISEKQKALRMVYMCAAVFFICFTPYHINFIFYTMVKEAIISSCPIVQSTLYFHPFCLCLASLCCLLDPILYYFMASEFRDQLSRHGSSVTRSRLMSRESGSSMIG from the coding sequence ATGGGAAGCAACAGTACCAACAATGCTGAGACTTACTGCAATAACCCCAACGTGACATTTCATTACTCTCTCTATGCAACCACCTACATCCTCATATTCATTCCTGGTCTACTAGCCAACAGTGCAGCCTTGTGGGTTCTGTGCCGCTTtatcagcaagaaaaataaagccattatTTTCATGATAAACCTCTCTGTGGCTGACCTTGCCCACGTGCTGTCCTTACCCCTCCGGATTTACTATTACATCACCCACCATTGGCCTTTCCAGAGGATCCCTTGTCTGCTATGCTTCTACCTGAAGTATCTCAACATGTATGCCAGCATTTGTTTCCTGACATGCATCAGCCTTCAGAGGTGCTTCTTTCTCCTCAAACCCTTCAGGGCCAGAGACTGGAAGCGTAGGTACGATGTAGGCATCAGTGCTGCCATATGGGTCATCGTGGGTACTGCCTGTTTGCCATTTCCCATCATGAGAAGCACAGACTTAGCCAACAACACTGACTCCTGCTTTGCTGATCTTGGTTACAAGAAAATGAATGCAGTGGCTTTGGTTGGGATGATTACAGCTGCTGAACTGGCAGGATTTGTGATTCCAGTAGTCATCATTGCATGGTGCACCTGGAAAATGACTATATCCTTGAGACAACCACCTATGGCTTTCCAAGGAATCAGTGAAAAGCAAAAAGCACTGAGGATGGTTTACATGTGTGCTGCAGTCTTCTTCATCTGCTTCACTCCCTAtcatattaactttattttttataccaTGGTAAAGGAAGCTATCATTAGCAGTTGTCCCATTGTCCAAAGCACACTGTATTTCCATCCTTTTTGTCTATGCCTTGCAAGTCTCTGCTGCCTTTTGGATCCGATTCTCTATTACTTCATGGCCTCAGAGTTTCGTGACCAACTATCTCGCCATGGTAGCTCTGTGACTCGTTCCCGCCTAATGAGCAGGGAGAGTGGTTCATCAATgattggttaa